The sequence TGCTGATATCTTTGTACCGCAATTCCTCTGCCATTTCTTTCAGGAATTCGGCGATCTTGCGTTTTTCGTAGCTAAAGACAAGTCTCATGCCGATAAAATATATCACTATGAAAAGGAAGCTGTATGGACCGAGCCAGCCGATGGGCGATAACTGCTCCCTTAAAAACATACTAATACATACAATACTCAAAAGAAGAAGTCCGAAAGCCGCTGAGAGCACGTGACCCTGATGGGCCTTGGTGGAAATTGGTGCGGGGCGATACAAAGTATCAAGAATCGCAAAAATAAGCATATTAAAAACACAGCTTCCGAGCACATCACCTACTGCAATGTCAGGAACTCCGGCAAACGTCACAGACCCTACTCCTGTTACCAGTTCAGGGAGCGACGTAATGGAGGCCATGAGAACAATACCAATCCATGCCCTGCCAAGGCCTGTCTTTTCGGCGATTATGTCGCCGTATTTCGACAGGCGCGTGCCTGAATAGACAATTGCAGCCGTACAGATAAGAAATCCCAGCCAGAGCATGAATCTCCCCTAGTTAATGGTATGCTGATCTCAACTGACAAATTGTCCTACTTGATCCTCTTTGATATGGCCTTGAATTCCTCGGTCCCGGCCTTCACCAGCAACTGAAACAGAACCGTTTCAGTGCAGGTTATCACTGCTCCTGCATCGCGCATAAGTTCAAGCGCAGTCCGGTAGTTTGCATCGGTCCTCGAACAGATGGCGTCCGCAACAACATGGACATTATAATCAGCCTGCAGAAGGTCTATGCAGGTCTGCAGGACACAGACATGGGTTTCCATACCGACAAGAATAATCTGCTTTCTGCCAGTTTCCTCCACCGCCTCGGTAAAGAACCCTTCTCCGCAGCAGCTGAAGGTAATCTTCTCAATCGGCGCGTATGACTGCACAGAATCCTTGATCTCCGAAACAGTCGGGCCAAGTCCTTTGGGGTACTGTTCTGTTATCAGGAGGGGAATATCCATGCGCTTTGCCGCATCCAGAAGATGCAGGGTATTGATGATCACCCTATCCTTTTCGGACATGGCAACTGCGAGGCGCTCCTGGATGTCTACAATGACCAGCAAAGCATTATCCCGTTTCAGTATGAACTTGTCCATGATCATTCTCCTTTTTGGATCAGGCCGGCTTCAAGGCACTGTGCTCTCAATTTTCTATATTTTTTTATGCTGTCGTCAGCATACGTAATTATCCAGAAGGAGACGTTTTTTTCAGGGTAAACCGCTTCTTTCCCAAAGAGGACCTCTCCGACCCTCAGCCCAAACTCATCATGGTGTCCGGTATACTCATCCCAGCAGAGATAGTAGGCCTTGAACTTGGGAGCCAGGGCAGTTTTCCTCTCTTCAATATCCGAAAGAGATCCGAAGTAGTGCGCATGCATATTTTCCGCAAGGTCCTTCATATATTTTGAAAAAACTTTATCCATCATCCAGAAGTTTATGATAAGCATCTCATGAAAAAAGGCATTTCTCTCAAGGACGCTGAACGGCGATTCAGGTCTCCGTAATCCGTCATACACAAACGCAGCAGCATCCTTAAAGGCAAGTTCATAGCATATGGACAGGAGCTCTTTTTCTCTCTCTTCAGACTGCAACCCGGACAGACGCGCGATATCAGCCTTCTTTATGATTGGTCCTTTGCCTATCATTGTTTTCAACCGCTCAATAACCATAGATCTCCTTTGATACGTTTCATGTCAAAAAAAGGAGCAGGCTTTCACCTGCTCCCGTATGATACCTTAAATCATACCAATTAATTAATGCTATTAGAGTCTTTCCTTCACCAGATTTTCGACCACAGAAGGATCGGCAAGCGTTGAAGTATCTCCAAGCTCATCGACCTGATTATGCGCTATTTTGCGAAGGATCCTTCTCATGATCTTGCCTGAGCGCGTCTTGGGAAGCCCAGGAGCAAACTGGAGCTTGTCAGGTGTCGCAATCGGGCCGATCATGGTCCTGACATGACCCACGAGGATCTTTTTTAGGGCATCAGTGGGCTCAATTCCCTGTTTGAGCGTCACATACACATAAATGCCTTCACCCTTGATATCATGCGGATATCCGACAACCGCAGCCTCGGCAACCGCCTCGCCTCGGCAACCGCCTCATGGCTGACAAGCGCTGATTCAACTTCCGCTGTTCCGAGACGGTGACCGGAGATGTTGATGACGTCATCAATACGTCCCATCAGCCAGTAGTCGCCGTCTTCGTCAACCCTGGCGCCATCGCCCGTAAAGTATTTGCCTGCATACTGCGAGAAGTAGACTTCCTTTATCCTCTTGTTCTCTGGGTCTCCATACGTTCCACGCAGCATCCCGGGCCAGGGCTTTTCAATAACAAGCTTGCCGCCCTCGTTGGCTCCTGCCGGGGTACCGTCATCTTTAAGGACTCTCGGAACAACACCAAAAAACGGCCTGCATGCAGAACCCGGTTTAAGGGTCATGGCGCCCGGAAGTGGGGTTATGAGAATGCCGCCGGTCTCTGTCTGCCACCACGTATCTACAATAGGAAGCTTTTCCTTGCCGACATTACGGTGATACCACATCCATGCCTCGGGATTGATCGGCTCGCCAACAGAACCAAGGACTCTCAGGGATGAAAGGTCGTGGTTTGAAACCCACTGCTCACCCTCTCTCATCAGCGCCCTGATGGCAGTAGGCGCGGTATAAAAAATATTTACCCTGTGCTTCTCCACGATACTCCAGAACCTCCCGGGATTGGGGTATGTAGGAACACCCTCGAACATCAGGCTTGTAGCGCCGTTGGAAAGCGGCCCATATACGATGTAGCTATGGCCGGTTACCCAGCCTATATCAGCGGTGCAGAAGTGGATATCCTCTTCATGGTAGTCAAAGATATACCGGAAAGAGAGATTCGTATAGAGGCAGTAGCCGCCTGTGGTATGGAGCACGCCTTTCGGCTTTCCGGTTGAGCCCGATGTATAAAGGATGAAGAGCGGGTCTTCAGCGTCCATCTGCTCCGGCTCACAGTAGTTTCTGATATCTGCCGAGGCCATTTCATCGTGCCACCAGATATCTCTGCCGGGCTTCATGGCCACTTCGCCATCGCCGCGCTTTACCACGATAACCTTTTCAACTCCCGGACATTCTTCGACAGCCTCGTCATTATTCGTCTTGAGCGGCACGAATTTGCCGCCGCGCACTCCCTTGTCCGAGGTGATCACAAGTTTTGACTGGCAGTCCTGGATTCGATCACGAAGAGCGGTTGCACTGAAGCCGCCAAATACGATGCTATGGATAGCCCCGATCCTTGCGCAGGCCAACATCGCAATAGCCAGTTCAGGGATCATCGGAAGGTAAATAGTGACCCGGTCACCCTTCCTGATTCCCTGCTTCTTCAGAACATTGGCAAACCTGTTGACTTCCATGAAAAGCTGCTGGTACGTGTAGGTCTTGTATGAACCATCATCAGCTTCCCAAATAATAGCTGCCTTGTTCCGGGTCGAGGTGTTGATAAAACGGTCAAGGCAGTTATAAGACGCATTTAGCTTGCCACCCGCAAACCATTTGATGTAGGGCTTATTGAAATCATAATCAAGAACCTTGTCCCATTTCTTGAACCAGGTGAGGTTCTTCTCTGCCATCTCGGCCCAGAAGCCCTCAGGGTCATCTACTGACCGTTTGTAGAGCGTCTCATACTCTGCCATGCTCTTGATATGAGCCTTGGCGCTGAATTCCTTTGACGGCGAAAAGGTCCTCTTTTCATCCATCAAAACGTCCATCTGCTTGGCATCTGACATGCTGTAACTCCTCCTTTATGAATATGGTTTACTGCAGAATACAGGCCTATAACGGCAAATAAGTATAATATAAACAAGAGCTATAAGCAATATATAATTGCTTATAAGCATTCGTAATAACCATGTTTATTTGTAGTTCACGAGAATGATGTTGACACCTATCCAAATCAGCTTTCGAAAGATATAAATACCGACGATCCAGATAATAGGGACGAAACCGTCAAGCGCTCCCCAGGTGGTCTGTTTTTTTTCTTCTGAAACGCGGGAAAAGGGTAAGATCTTTTTAATGAGGTTATAAAGCGGTTCGGTGAAACGTATGAACATACTTAGTATGAAATTATTTGCATCTCGAATAACCAACTGGGCGGCTACCCTACCGATCACGAGCCATAAGAAAAACTGGAGCGTATAATCAAAATAATAATAAACCTGTTTTAGTATTTCCATATTTTTAGGTGTCAGCCCCCTGATAGCAGGGGGCTGACTTTTGAACCTTCCTTTGTCTTAATGACCTGTGGACATTCCTTCTTCATGCTCCTTTGCAGCGCCCCTCGGAATACGGACGGACTCTACAAAGTCCTGCAGCTCCTGTGACGGAGGAGCAGTCATTCTCGATACAACATAGGTAGCGATAAAGCCCATCGGAATACCGAAGAGGCCTGAGGAGATCGTCTTAATGCCCCAGATATCAAAGCCATAGAAACGGCTTGCGATCATGTAGCTGACGCATGAGAAGAAGCCGATGTACATACCGGCGAGTGCGCCCCACTTGTTCGACCTTTTGTCCCAGATGCCCATAACGAGCGCAGGGAAGAACGAAGCAGCAGCAATCGAAAACGCCCAGGCAACAAGCTCAACGATGATCGTCAGCTTAAAGGTTGCAACATATGCAGAGATAAGTGCAACGATCACGAGCAGGGTCCGCGACACTGCCAATTTCATATTGATGGATGCCTTGGGGTTGATCATCTTGTAATACAGGTCATGCTCGAGATGGTCAGCAGCAGACCGTCTGCAGACGACAGCGCTGCAGCAAGACCGCCGGCTGCTACAAGGCCGGAGATGGTATACGGAAGCCCTGCGATCTCAGGCATCGCAAGCACGATGGCATCCGGGCCGATCGTAAGTTCATAGAACTGGAGTATTCCATCACCATTAATATCCTTAAACGATACCAGCCCTACCTTGCCCCAGTTTGCCATCCACTGAGGCAACGAAGCTATCGGCAGGCCGATAACGCTATTTAAGACCTCGTTCCTTGCAAAGGCTGCAACAGACGGGGCCGTAAAATAGAGCAGGAAGATGAAGAACAAAGACCAACCCACTGATTTACGGGCGTCCTGAACTGACGGGGTCGTATAGTACCTCATCAGGATATGCGGCAGTCCTGCGGTTCCGACCATCAGGCAGAAGGTAAGAGCCAGCATGTTCTTCATATCGAGCCTTGCGAACGGCTGGAGATACGGCTTGATCGGTTTCGACAGACCAGCAGACTTCTTCTTTGCAGCTTCCCATTTCTCTTTTGCCTCTTCAGGAGTCTTTGGGAGTCCTGCAATAGACTTTTCAATCTTCTCCTTGTCAGCAGCAGTTGCTTCAGGAGGAAGCGCTGCAAGCTTTGCCTGAAGATCTGCCTTCTTTGCATCGAGTGATGCAGGAAGGCCCTTTATGTCAGCATCAATCTTTGCGGCATCAGCCTTCCAGAGATCCCTAACCTCGGTCTCCTTGGGATCTACATTGATCGCCTTTTCCTTGGCATCGATCTTCTGGAGCACCATACCGTATGTTAACTCAGGGATTGGGATTCCGGTAACCTTCTGTGACATGGTAATGGGCGGAATCAAATACGCGATGATCAGGATGATGTACTGGGCAACCTGGGTCCAGGTAACTGCCTTCATACCGCCAAGCATGGAGCAGACCAGAATACCGCCCAGACCGACGAACACGCCGGTTGCAAAATCAAGCCCAAGGAACCGGCCCATGATGATACCGACGCCTGTAACCTGTGCGATAAGATAGGTAAATGAAGCAGTAATAGCTGCAACGATACCGATCGACCGGGCAGCTTGACCGCCGAACCGAGCGCCGAGAAAGTCAGGGATCGTGTACTGACCGAACTTTCTGAGGTATGGGCCGAGGAAGACGGCAAGCAACACATACCCGCCTGTCCAACCCATGATGTATGCAAGGCCGTCATAACCGAGGCCGAAGATCGTGCCTGCCATACCGATGAAGGAGGCTGCAGACATCCAGTCTGAACCGGTCGCCATGCCGTTAAAGAGCGGCGGCACAGAACGGCCGGCAACATAATACTCAGAGACCTTGGCAGTCCTTGAGGATATGCCGATAAAGGCGTACAGAGCAATGGTTAGACCCATAAAGGTGTAACCGATCATCTTGTTCGAAAGACCCATCTGCTCTGCAATGGCAAGACCGATAACAAAGATGATGAAACCGCCGGTATAGATCGCATATGTTTGAGTAGTTAAAGATAAGAATAACGAAGACGATCAGCGAGCCCTGAGCACCCATGTAGTAACCCATAGGAAAACCAAAAATAACGATCTTGTCCAGTTCAGGGGCAAAGAAAATTGCTACGTACGTGACCACAAACCAGATAATCATGGTTATGGTCGTGAGTTTGATGTTGTAGCTCCAGTATTCCTGAAGCTTTTTTTTGTCTAATCCTGCTAATTCTTTTGCCATTGTTCCTCCTTTGTAATTTGCTTAATGTTACATTCTCCCCTAAGCATGTTTCTAAAACACGTTCCCTGAACCACCTCCTTTTATTGCTGTTAAGGTTTTCCGATTCTCAGAAGGTCTCTGAGTGTCCTGACTCCAAGCTTTATAAGCATGGTAATAAAACGTTGAAAAAGCTGCGCCGTAACATAGGCGTCCATCAACGCATTGTGAGCTCCCTGAACCGGCACATGGAATTTTTTTGCAAGAGAAAAAAGGTCCTTGCTCTCCATGCCGTTAAAATAACTATTGCTTAAGTCACCCCTGTTCTGGCTCATCCATTCATGCATAACGCAGGTATCAACCGCAGGGTTCTTTAGAGGAGCGAAACCGATCCTCTTCATCTCCTTTGCAAGGAACCTCAGATCAAGGGATATGAAATGTCCCACGATCATCGCTCCTTCACAAAAACTCAGAAAACCCTCCATGATCCCCTCAATGCCCGGTTTCTGCTCGGTCTCTGAGGGTGTGATCTCATGGATCACAATGCTTTTTGTGGTAAGCGCAGTACTGGGCCTTACCACTTCATAGAAAGGCCTGCTCAGTTCTATTTTGGTTCCGGTCATCCGTAAGGCCCCGACAGAGACAATAGAATCTCTGCGGAAATCCAGACCGGTCAGCTCCGTATCCATCACCACATAGGGCGCAACATCAAGCGGCATGGACATATCCACTCCGGATGAGGCCAATAGACCTCCACCGAATTTTCTGAACAGGTTCAACATCAGCCGCCCACCATCCCGGCCCGGTATATCTCTTCTATGCCGTCCTGTATCTTAAGGATGAGCTGGAAAGACTCCTTTAAGGACTTTTTCTCAAGATTGGAGAGGTTCAATGGATTAATGAAGTTGTCCAGCGGGACTTTCCTCTCCATCTGGTCAAGCTGATGATGTATCCTCAGCAGGTTAATAAATTCAAAGGCCTGCTCTATCTCCTCGCCAAGTTCGATCGCAATGGGATGCGATTCCATCATGGCATGAAGGCGCTCCATGCTTGAGGTTTCGTGGATGCCTGACTCAAGGGCGAACAGACGAATGAGATCGACAAGCGGTCCTATACCGCTCATTTTGAGATTCAGCTGGTCCTTATGTTCACCGTCCTTATTTACCGTAAAAGACCTGAAGAAGCCCAGAGGAGGCCTGTTCTTCAGAATAAGACTTGCAATACGCGCAAGGAACAGGTTCTGGTCCTTCAGATTATTGATAAGATATTCCCTCAATTCACCGGCAAGACTAAGATTGCCGTAAAGCCCCCTGAAGTCAAAAAAGATAACAGAGCGGAGCAGGGCTTCAGGGTTCGGGTGCTGTATCCAGTTCAGAAAATATTTTTTCCATATGCTGATCGGCTGGCACCACTGGGGATTTGACGCCATATAATTGGCCTCACAGGGAGGAAAACCGCATTTTATCAGGCCATCACGCACAAAGACCGTAAATTCGGCGAAATACCTTTTTGCGGCCTCCTCCTGCTCAGGGGTCTTTGGGTCGGCATAAATGATCGCATTGTCCTGGTCTGTCTTAAAGGTCTGCTCTTTCCTG is a genomic window of Nitrospirota bacterium containing:
- a CDS encoding hydrolase → MIMDKFILKRDNALLVIVDIQERLAVAMSEKDRVIINTLHLLDAAKRMDIPLLITEQYPKGLGPTVSEIKDSVQSYAPIEKITFSCCGEGFFTEAVEETGRKQIILVGMETHVCVLQTCIDLLQADYNVHVVADAICSRTDANYRTALELMRDAGAVITCTETVLFQLLVKAGTEEFKAISKRIK
- a CDS encoding YggT family protein translates to MEILKQVYYYFDYTLQFFLWLVIGRVAAQLVIRDANNFILSMFIRFTEPLYNLIKKILPFSRVSEEKKQTTWGALDGFVPIIWIVGIYIFRKLIWIGVNIILVNYK
- a CDS encoding DUF4212 domain-containing protein, producing the protein MAKELAGLDKKKLQEYWSYNIKLTTITMIIWFVVTYVAIFFAPELDKIVIFGFPMGYYMGAQGSLIVFVILIFNYSNICDLYRRFHHLCYRSCHCRADGSFEQDDRLHLYGSNHCSVRLYRHILKDCQGL
- a CDS encoding 3'-5' exonuclease, which gives rise to MLNLFRKFGGGLLASSGVDMSMPLDVAPYVVMDTELTGLDFRRDSIVSVGALRMTGTKIELSRPFYEVVRPSTALTTKSIVIHEITPSETEQKPGIEGIMEGFLSFCEGAMIVGHFISLDLRFLAKEMKRIGFAPLKNPAVDTCVMHEWMSQNRGDLSNSYFNGMESKDLFSLAKKFHVPVQGAHNALMDAYVTAQLFQRFITMLIKLGVRTLRDLLRIGKP
- a CDS encoding sodium:calcium antiporter codes for the protein MLWLGFLICTAAIVYSGTRLSKYGDIIAEKTGLGRAWIGIVLMASITSLPELVTGVGSVTFAGVPDIAVGDVLGSCVFNMLIFAILDTLYRPAPISTKAHQGHVLSAAFGLLLLSIVCISMFLREQLSPIGWLGPYSFLFIVIYFIGMRLVFSYEKRKIAEFLKEMAEELRYKDISIKTAVLHYTINALIVIIAAMFLPTIGEAIAVSTGLGQTFVGNIFIAVSTSLPEVVVSIAAVRMGAIDLAIGNLFGSNIFNICILAVDDIFFFHGPLLSYASADHIISALSAMAMTAIAIIGLTYRAEKKRLFVSWDSLAILVCYTANLLILYMLR